A single window of Granulicella mallensis MP5ACTX8 DNA harbors:
- a CDS encoding ABC transporter ATP-binding protein, translating to MTSPVLRALALEKTYAPLSTGATGLQLFRDLSLEVSAGEMVAIVGESGAGKSSLLHLLAALDKPTSGQVWCGDIEVTGLNAKEAAGFRNRDIGYVWQFHYLLPEFTALENVAMPLLARATPHKQAMTQAALWLDRVGLGGRGHHRSGELSGGEQQRVSIARALVTQPKLLLADEPTGDLDNATAQRVFDLLMGLHREHLLASVLVTHNLDFASRCDRVLRLREGRLVQA from the coding sequence TTGACCTCCCCCGTTCTCCGCGCCCTCGCACTCGAAAAAACCTACGCCCCGCTCTCCACCGGGGCGACCGGTCTGCAACTCTTCCGCGACCTCTCGCTGGAGGTCTCCGCCGGAGAGATGGTCGCCATCGTCGGCGAAAGCGGCGCGGGCAAGAGCTCTCTGCTGCACCTGCTGGCCGCGCTCGATAAACCCACCTCCGGCCAGGTCTGGTGTGGCGACATCGAGGTTACAGGGCTAAACGCCAAAGAGGCCGCAGGCTTCCGCAATCGCGACATCGGCTACGTCTGGCAGTTTCACTATCTGTTGCCGGAGTTCACCGCGTTGGAGAACGTCGCCATGCCCCTGCTGGCCCGAGCAACTCCGCACAAGCAGGCCATGACACAGGCTGCGCTCTGGCTGGACCGCGTAGGTCTGGGCGGACGCGGCCATCACCGTTCAGGAGAGCTCTCCGGCGGCGAACAGCAGCGTGTATCCATCGCCCGCGCACTGGTGACGCAACCGAAGCTGTTGCTGGCAGACGAGCCCACCGGAGATCTCGACAACGCCACCGCCCAGCGCGTCTTCGACCTTCTGATGGGCCTGCATCGGGAACACTTGCTGGCCAGCGTCCTGGTAACGCACAACCTCGACTTCGCCTCCCGCTGCGACCGCGTTCTGCGGCTGCGAGAGGGGCGGCTGGTGCAGGCATAA
- a CDS encoding cupin domain-containing protein, with translation MLKAGNIQIEMHETHQEVGALHEPTDKHLHNEIWLVREGVCELTTNGVTRRMEAGDIGLCCAGDLHYVRNAGDTPCTYFVVTIGPPEQYS, from the coding sequence ATGCTCAAAGCGGGCAACATCCAGATCGAGATGCACGAGACCCATCAGGAGGTCGGCGCTCTGCACGAGCCCACCGACAAGCATCTGCACAACGAGATCTGGCTGGTCAGAGAAGGTGTCTGCGAACTCACCACCAATGGCGTTACACGCCGCATGGAAGCAGGAGATATTGGCCTCTGCTGCGCCGGCGATCTGCACTACGTGCGCAACGCCGGCGACACTCCCTGCACCTATTTCGTCGTCACGATCGGCCCACCCGAACAATACAGTTAG
- a CDS encoding ABC transporter permease, which yields MRFELFIAARYLRARRRQAVVGFITVISIIGVAAGVASLIVALAITNGMRRDLQERLVGSTAHVMLMRTAGDGIHNWRPLMAQLAQMPHVQAVAPGLFGQVLISRGAHSGGALIKGIIPADELKVGDLLQSIKQGSAAELEPTATAGNELAPPIVIGNDLAETLGATVGDALLVTSPQGELTPLGLVPRYQRFRVVGIFASGFYQYDSSYAFMRLSDSQRLFSEPDLISAMSFRIDDLYRAQEVGQTLEQAAGPGFQVTNWMEQNRELFRALKLEQVVTFIVLALIVVVAALNILIALTMMVMEKTRDIAVMMSFGVSADQIRRVFLFQGLLISSLGTVLGIVLGYAASVAGSHYSFIHLDPGVYSIDHLPFAPRIVDALIVAAVSLSMSLLATLYPSSSAARILPAEALRYE from the coding sequence GTGCGCTTCGAACTTTTCATCGCCGCCCGGTATCTCCGTGCCCGCCGCCGTCAGGCTGTCGTGGGCTTTATCACCGTCATCTCCATCATCGGAGTCGCAGCCGGGGTCGCCTCCCTGATCGTCGCGCTGGCCATCACCAACGGCATGCGCCGCGACCTGCAGGAGCGGCTCGTCGGGTCCACCGCCCATGTCATGCTGATGCGCACGGCGGGCGATGGCATCCACAACTGGCGTCCCCTGATGGCACAACTGGCCCAGATGCCGCATGTCCAGGCCGTTGCCCCCGGACTCTTCGGCCAGGTACTCATCTCGCGCGGCGCCCACTCCGGCGGTGCGCTCATCAAGGGCATCATCCCCGCTGACGAGCTTAAGGTTGGCGATCTGCTGCAGTCCATCAAGCAGGGCTCCGCCGCCGAACTCGAACCGACCGCGACCGCCGGCAACGAACTGGCACCCCCCATCGTCATCGGCAACGACCTTGCGGAGACCCTCGGCGCGACCGTCGGCGACGCCCTGCTCGTTACCAGCCCTCAGGGCGAACTCACCCCGCTCGGCCTGGTTCCCCGCTATCAGCGCTTCCGTGTGGTGGGAATCTTCGCCTCGGGCTTCTACCAGTACGACTCCAGCTATGCCTTCATGCGGCTGTCGGATTCGCAGCGGCTCTTCTCCGAGCCCGACCTCATCAGCGCCATGAGCTTCCGCATCGACGACCTCTATCGCGCGCAGGAGGTCGGCCAGACACTCGAACAGGCCGCCGGACCGGGCTTCCAGGTCACCAACTGGATGGAGCAGAACCGAGAACTCTTTCGCGCCCTCAAGCTGGAACAGGTCGTCACCTTCATCGTGCTGGCCCTGATCGTGGTCGTAGCCGCACTCAATATCCTCATCGCTCTCACCATGATGGTGATGGAGAAGACCCGCGACATCGCCGTCATGATGAGCTTCGGCGTAAGCGCCGACCAGATACGGCGCGTCTTCCTCTTCCAGGGCCTGCTGATCTCCTCGCTGGGCACGGTGCTGGGCATCGTACTGGGCTACGCCGCCAGCGTGGCCGGCTCGCACTACAGCTTCATCCACCTGGACCCCGGCGTCTACTCGATCGACCACCTGCCCTTCGCACCGCGCATCGTCGATGCGCTGATCGTAGCGGCCGTCTCGTTGAGCATGAGCCTGTTGGCGACACTGTACCCGTCCTCCTCCGCGGCACGCATCCTCCCGGCGGAAGCGCTGCGCTACGAGTAG
- a CDS encoding YtxH domain-containing protein: MRNKEFWIALGFGALAGGVAALLYAPQSGAQTRKKLKRGIEDAGEALEEAGDYLRDQAEYLSREAQKLIERSKDQFDDALDAASGAASKAAKSVQKLV; the protein is encoded by the coding sequence ATGCGTAATAAGGAATTTTGGATCGCGCTAGGATTCGGAGCCCTGGCTGGGGGTGTTGCCGCGTTGCTCTACGCTCCGCAATCGGGAGCGCAGACACGCAAGAAGCTGAAGCGCGGGATTGAAGACGCCGGAGAGGCGTTGGAAGAGGCCGGCGATTACCTCAGGGATCAGGCCGAGTATCTGAGCCGTGAGGCTCAGAAGCTGATCGAACGCAGCAAAGATCAGTTTGACGATGCGCTAGATGCAGCCAGCGGGGCTGCGTCCAAGGCCGCGAAGTCGGTTCAGAAGCTGGTCTGA
- a CDS encoding ATP-dependent Clp protease ATP-binding subunit, with amino-acid sequence MFERYTEKARRVIFFARYEASQFGSPYIETEHLLLGLLREDKALTNRFLRSHASVESIRKQIEQHTTVREKVSTSVDLPLSNECKRVLAYAAEEAERLSHKHIGTEHLLLGLLREEKCFAAEILTERGLRLPTIREELQRTTQEKPAQQSGGSKQRGGQQEQSLLAEFSRDLTQAAADQQLDPLVGRDFEVERVIQILCRRTKNNPVLIGEPGVGKTAIVEGLAQKIADGEVPSFLADKRVLSLDLSLIVAGTKYRGQFEERLKTIMKELMENQNSIVFIDELHTLVGAGSAEGSLDAANILKPALSRGEIQCIGATTPAEYRKSIEKDRSLERRFQAVKVPPPNEEDAIKIIMGIREKYEKFHAVSYTDDAITFSVSHSNRYIPDRFLPDKAIDLIDEAGARVKLRQTTLPEELTEVQKRIKFIVHRMENAIANHEFEKARFYSDEERKERENLRVLRDKYHLDENSAGIVTREDIEDVVSRWTGVPITSIKEEETQKLLRVEEELHKRVIAQDKAISALARAIRRSRAGLKNPARPIGSFLFLGPTGVGKTEVARTLAQFLFGSEKSLIRFDMSEFMEKHSVSKLIGSPPGYVGYEEGGQLTERVKRSPYSVVLLDEVEKAHPDVFNLLLQVFEDGQLTDGLGNTVDFKNTIIVMTSNIGAKHLMKREGLGFQSSKDEIVLEKMQEMVMSEVKRTFNPEFLNRLDEVIVFTSLSDSDLMQILELLVQSLNSNLVHKAITISVQDDAKRWILDKTLVDRSYGARPLRRALQRYIEDPLSEALIAGLIAERPAFLEVYLENNQLHYRPVAADGEEKAAGMALTTV; translated from the coding sequence ATGTTCGAACGCTACACAGAAAAGGCGCGGCGCGTTATCTTCTTCGCGCGCTACGAAGCGAGCCAGTTCGGCTCGCCCTACATTGAAACCGAACATCTCTTGCTGGGTTTGCTGCGCGAAGACAAGGCGCTCACCAATCGCTTTCTGCGCTCGCACGCCTCAGTAGAATCCATTCGCAAACAGATTGAGCAGCACACCACCGTACGCGAGAAGGTCAGCACGTCCGTCGACCTGCCTCTCTCCAACGAGTGCAAGCGCGTGCTTGCCTACGCGGCCGAGGAGGCCGAGCGTCTTTCGCACAAGCACATCGGCACAGAGCATCTTCTGCTGGGCTTGCTGCGTGAAGAAAAGTGCTTTGCAGCAGAGATCCTCACCGAGCGCGGCCTGCGCCTCCCCACCATTCGCGAGGAGTTGCAGCGCACCACGCAGGAGAAGCCCGCGCAGCAAAGCGGCGGCTCCAAGCAGCGCGGCGGTCAACAGGAGCAGTCTCTGCTCGCCGAATTCTCACGCGACCTGACCCAGGCCGCAGCCGATCAGCAGCTCGATCCGCTGGTGGGCCGCGACTTTGAAGTCGAGCGCGTGATCCAGATCCTCTGCCGCCGCACGAAAAACAACCCCGTGCTCATCGGCGAGCCTGGTGTCGGCAAGACCGCCATCGTCGAGGGCCTCGCGCAGAAGATCGCCGACGGCGAAGTTCCGAGCTTCCTCGCCGACAAGCGCGTCCTCTCGCTCGATCTATCGTTGATCGTCGCGGGCACCAAGTACCGCGGCCAGTTCGAAGAGCGCCTGAAGACCATCATGAAAGAGCTGATGGAGAATCAAAACTCCATCGTCTTCATCGATGAGTTGCACACGCTCGTCGGCGCTGGCTCGGCCGAGGGTTCGCTCGACGCCGCAAACATCCTCAAGCCCGCGCTCAGCCGTGGCGAGATCCAGTGCATCGGAGCCACCACCCCGGCGGAGTATCGCAAGTCCATCGAGAAAGATCGCTCGCTCGAACGCCGGTTCCAGGCCGTCAAGGTCCCGCCGCCGAACGAAGAAGATGCGATCAAGATCATCATGGGCATCCGTGAGAAGTACGAGAAGTTCCACGCCGTCAGCTACACCGACGACGCGATCACCTTCTCCGTCTCGCACTCCAACCGCTACATCCCCGACCGGTTCCTGCCGGACAAGGCGATCGATCTCATCGACGAAGCCGGTGCCCGCGTGAAGCTGCGCCAGACCACGCTTCCCGAAGAGCTCACCGAGGTCCAGAAGCGCATCAAGTTCATCGTGCACCGCATGGAGAACGCCATCGCGAACCACGAGTTCGAGAAGGCACGCTTCTACTCCGACGAGGAGCGCAAGGAGCGCGAGAACCTTCGCGTGCTGCGCGACAAGTATCACCTCGACGAGAACTCCGCCGGCATAGTCACACGTGAGGACATCGAAGACGTTGTCTCGCGCTGGACGGGCGTTCCGATCACCTCGATCAAGGAAGAAGAGACCCAGAAGCTGCTCCGCGTGGAAGAAGAGCTGCACAAGCGCGTCATCGCCCAGGACAAGGCCATCAGCGCCCTGGCCCGTGCGATCCGCCGCTCCCGTGCCGGTCTCAAAAATCCCGCTCGCCCCATCGGCTCGTTCCTGTTCCTCGGACCGACCGGCGTCGGCAAGACCGAAGTCGCGCGCACCCTGGCGCAGTTCCTCTTCGGTTCGGAGAAGTCGCTGATCCGCTTCGATATGTCGGAGTTCATGGAGAAGCACTCGGTCTCCAAGCTCATCGGCTCGCCTCCGGGCTACGTCGGATACGAGGAGGGCGGCCAGCTCACCGAGCGGGTCAAGCGCTCCCCCTACTCCGTCGTGCTGCTCGACGAGGTCGAAAAGGCTCATCCGGACGTCTTCAACCTGCTCCTGCAGGTCTTTGAAGACGGCCAGTTGACCGATGGCCTGGGCAACACCGTCGACTTCAAGAACACGATTATCGTCATGACCTCGAACATCGGAGCCAAGCACCTCATGAAGCGCGAGGGCCTGGGCTTCCAGTCGAGCAAGGACGAGATTGTGCTCGAGAAGATGCAGGAGATGGTGATGAGCGAGGTGAAGAGAACCTTCAACCCCGAGTTCCTGAACCGTCTCGATGAGGTCATCGTCTTTACGTCGCTGTCCGACTCCGACCTCATGCAGATCCTGGAGCTGCTGGTGCAGAGCCTCAACAGCAACCTGGTGCACAAGGCCATCACCATCTCGGTACAGGACGACGCCAAGCGCTGGATCCTGGACAAGACGCTGGTCGACCGCAGCTACGGTGCACGTCCGCTGCGCCGGGCGCTGCAACGTTACATCGAAGATCCTCTCTCCGAGGCGCTGATCGCCGGCCTGATCGCCGAACGGCCAGCCTTCCTGGAGGTCTACCTCGAGAACAACCAGCTTCACTATCGTCCGGTCGCCGCCGACGGCGAAGAGAAGGCAGCCGGCATGGCTCTCACGACCGTCTAA
- a CDS encoding pectate lyase family protein, with protein MSRICVPLFRCLLLALAVMPVLANAQAPVSRWTGTGRWTSTAHWSHGLPTVFTEATVGGESAVTVPDGDFTVARLNVGTEPGDHARVSLDGGHLLVRQDSLIVGEYTGGSAEFTLNSGLLESVMDVFVGGATGSSKRMNHSVLRVRGGTLIGLSLTVGEGLGSQSTLSVEGSQAAAIRALEFVALQAEADPSGRPGEATLSYTVDEHGVTPISLSSRFSGLRIEHDATSHCRLRVSLSAVPPRDDITLVASRVATRGTFSDLPEGAEIAADYAGRTYRWTLTYKGGSSGHDVVLRNQSVYAADALVSHTLPVRPLPEPSWYGHPIYPLTVSTGVSAFPGAEGYGAYTPGGRGGRTLYVENLNDSGAGSLRAALESSGPRIVSFRVSGTISLQSAIVIGSPYLTFDASSAPAPGITLRRHGLEVHTHDVIFRQFRIRIGDEDVRREDESVRYGSGDGEYALYFTEGAANAIADHLSLSWSTNKILSTTKFADRITVQWCILSEALNLDQHGFASLVGGNRVSWHHNLFAHNLGRNPRFQGAVDADFRNNVIYDWGETAGYGEFDRLNYVGNYLKPGTSTAQKPQLFLNGIESVAPASLFFTGNVLEGNTRATEDNWHATGFYFTRETIAAPEPFPAPAISSTSAATAYREVLAGAGAVSPQRDSTDARIVNEVRTGTGHIIQSPDEVGGREE; from the coding sequence ATGTCGCGGATCTGCGTCCCTTTATTTCGGTGTCTTCTGCTGGCCCTCGCTGTCATGCCGGTGCTTGCCAATGCACAAGCGCCGGTGAGCAGGTGGACCGGAACAGGTCGTTGGACCTCGACCGCCCATTGGAGCCACGGACTTCCTACGGTGTTTACGGAGGCCACTGTTGGCGGAGAGAGTGCCGTTACCGTTCCTGACGGGGATTTCACCGTTGCCCGGCTTAATGTCGGCACCGAGCCTGGAGATCATGCCCGTGTTTCGCTGGATGGCGGCCATCTGCTCGTCCGGCAGGATTCGCTCATCGTTGGCGAATACACGGGCGGGAGCGCTGAATTTACGCTGAACTCCGGCCTCCTCGAAAGTGTGATGGATGTCTTTGTGGGAGGAGCGACAGGCTCCTCCAAGCGTATGAATCATAGCGTCCTTCGGGTCCGCGGCGGCACGCTGATCGGTCTCTCGCTCACGGTGGGGGAGGGTCTCGGCTCGCAGTCCACCTTGTCGGTGGAAGGCTCACAGGCAGCGGCCATTCGCGCGCTTGAGTTCGTGGCCCTCCAGGCTGAAGCCGATCCCAGCGGCAGGCCAGGGGAGGCCACTCTTTCGTACACGGTCGACGAGCACGGGGTGACACCGATCTCCCTATCGTCCCGCTTCAGCGGATTGCGTATCGAGCACGATGCTACGAGTCACTGCAGACTGCGAGTCTCTTTGAGTGCCGTCCCGCCGCGCGACGACATCACTCTTGTAGCCAGCCGCGTCGCAACTCGCGGCACCTTCAGCGATCTTCCCGAAGGCGCAGAGATCGCCGCCGACTATGCCGGCCGCACGTATCGCTGGACGCTTACTTACAAAGGAGGAAGCTCCGGGCATGATGTCGTGCTTCGGAACCAATCGGTCTATGCAGCCGACGCGCTTGTCAGCCATACTCTCCCGGTTCGTCCTCTGCCCGAGCCTTCATGGTATGGGCATCCGATCTATCCGCTCACGGTTTCGACTGGAGTTTCAGCTTTTCCGGGGGCGGAAGGCTATGGGGCCTACACGCCAGGGGGACGAGGCGGCCGGACACTTTACGTGGAGAACCTCAATGATTCGGGAGCAGGCAGTCTGCGTGCGGCCCTTGAAAGTTCCGGTCCGAGGATTGTGTCCTTTCGTGTCAGCGGCACGATTTCGTTGCAGTCCGCCATCGTGATCGGAAGTCCGTACCTGACCTTCGACGCTTCATCGGCTCCTGCGCCGGGCATTACCCTGCGACGGCATGGGCTGGAGGTCCACACCCACGATGTCATTTTCCGGCAGTTCCGGATTCGAATCGGAGACGAAGATGTGCGTCGCGAGGACGAGAGCGTCCGATACGGCAGCGGTGACGGTGAGTACGCTCTCTACTTCACCGAAGGCGCCGCCAATGCGATTGCCGATCATCTTTCGCTCAGCTGGTCGACTAATAAGATCCTTTCCACCACCAAGTTTGCCGACCGCATTACCGTGCAGTGGTGCATCCTCAGCGAGGCCCTGAACCTTGACCAGCATGGGTTTGCGTCTCTCGTGGGTGGGAACCGTGTGAGCTGGCATCACAATCTGTTCGCGCATAACCTGGGCCGCAATCCACGGTTTCAGGGGGCTGTCGACGCCGACTTCCGCAACAACGTGATCTACGACTGGGGCGAGACCGCCGGCTACGGAGAGTTCGACCGGCTCAACTATGTCGGCAACTATCTCAAGCCTGGGACCTCCACTGCTCAGAAGCCTCAACTCTTTTTGAACGGTATCGAGTCCGTTGCTCCAGCTTCTCTCTTCTTTACTGGCAACGTTCTTGAGGGCAACACGCGGGCAACGGAAGATAACTGGCATGCGACGGGGTTTTACTTCACACGAGAGACCATTGCGGCTCCAGAACCTTTTCCTGCGCCAGCGATCTCCAGCACCTCTGCGGCTACTGCATACAGGGAAGTGCTGGCCGGTGCGGGGGCGGTGTCTCCTCAGCGGGACTCCACGGATGCACGGATCGTGAACGAAGTTCGGACGGGTACTGGCCACATCATTCAATCGCCTGATGAGGTCGGAGGCCGGGAGGAGTAG
- a CDS encoding serine hydrolase domain-containing protein has product MAYRLRVRTFLIPIFVTSLVFQGFQTSAQTSSSDRKQTIPALLQREHVASVSFAQIVGGKTTLAEAYGEQSSGVATSTATFYNIASMSKPISAEVLLRLASKGRLSLDEPMYKYWVDPDVADDPRAKLLTPRMALDHQTGFANWRRETNGKLAFTQDPGKAFGYSGEGYQYVARFAEKKTDESFESLAQTLIFNPAGMTHTAYTHRLWMDGNIAQPTDKDGQWLKPQIATQFVAADLVYTTPTQYASFVESLMYGEGETPAIRNLRDSVLTDRKAEMCVGKLAKVCPDEVGFGAGWEVIKTHGKTFLMHTGLDEGVFTLGFFETGSRAGVILFTNSANGPRVILPILKMLNADPDFISYLEAQV; this is encoded by the coding sequence GTGGCTTACCGCCTGCGCGTCCGTACATTTCTGATTCCAATTTTCGTCACGTCCCTTGTCTTTCAAGGCTTTCAGACGTCGGCGCAGACGTCATCCTCTGATCGAAAGCAAACGATTCCCGCATTGTTGCAGCGTGAGCACGTAGCGAGCGTCTCCTTCGCACAGATCGTGGGAGGGAAGACGACTCTTGCCGAAGCTTACGGAGAGCAGAGCTCCGGAGTAGCCACGAGCACCGCCACGTTCTACAACATCGCCTCCATGTCGAAGCCCATCTCGGCGGAAGTTCTCTTGCGCCTCGCTTCGAAAGGCCGTCTCTCTCTTGACGAGCCTATGTACAAGTATTGGGTGGACCCGGATGTTGCCGATGATCCTAGAGCAAAGCTGCTGACGCCCCGGATGGCGCTCGACCATCAGACCGGCTTTGCCAACTGGAGACGCGAGACGAATGGCAAGCTGGCCTTCACGCAAGATCCCGGCAAAGCGTTCGGGTACTCCGGCGAGGGCTATCAGTATGTAGCGCGTTTTGCCGAAAAGAAGACGGACGAATCCTTCGAGAGCCTTGCTCAGACCCTCATCTTCAATCCCGCGGGGATGACTCACACCGCCTACACGCATCGTCTCTGGATGGACGGCAACATCGCGCAGCCCACCGATAAAGATGGCCAGTGGTTGAAGCCCCAGATCGCCACTCAATTCGTCGCCGCCGATCTGGTCTACACGACGCCCACGCAGTACGCGAGCTTTGTCGAAAGCCTGATGTACGGCGAAGGTGAAACGCCGGCCATCCGCAACTTGCGCGACAGCGTACTGACCGATCGCAAGGCAGAGATGTGCGTTGGAAAACTGGCCAAAGTTTGCCCGGATGAAGTGGGCTTTGGTGCCGGATGGGAAGTCATCAAGACGCATGGCAAGACGTTCCTGATGCACACAGGCCTCGACGAGGGCGTGTTTACCCTGGGCTTCTTCGAAACCGGATCGCGCGCTGGAGTGATCCTTTTTACCAACAGCGCGAACGGACCGCGAGTGATTCTGCCTATCCTGAAGATGTTGAACGCTGACCCTGACTTCATCAGCTATCTAGAGGCGCAGGTCTAG
- a CDS encoding IS5 family transposase: MRGDEQQQEEMFSYGSLSQRVPLDHPLRRVRAMADEVMGSLETRFEGMYSRMGRPSIPPEQLLRALVLQMLYSVRSERMLVEQLEYNLLFRWFVGLGMNDRVWDATSFTKNRERLLSGEVAQVFFSAVVASARQLRLLSDEHFTVDGTLIEAWASEKSYQPKAGPRPPKGKGSGHGGSVLKSDTHESKTDPEARLYRKGMRMGYRLRHMAHVVSENQHGLVVATEVTTCSPTQERVAAVRMMRRLKQTVKPKIVAADKGYHEQDFIGAMRQMGVEAHVPRYRCKRPCLVDPALYEQPEYAVSQKKRKWVERFFGWLKTTANLAKTRHKGHRKLHWNFTLAAAAYNLVRMANLTAVS, encoded by the coding sequence ATGCGTGGAGACGAGCAGCAACAGGAAGAGATGTTCAGCTACGGGAGCCTGAGCCAGCGAGTGCCGTTGGATCATCCATTGCGGCGAGTGCGAGCGATGGCCGATGAGGTGATGGGGAGCCTGGAGACGCGATTTGAGGGGATGTATTCGCGGATGGGGCGTCCGTCGATACCGCCAGAGCAGTTGTTGCGTGCGCTTGTTTTGCAGATGCTGTACTCGGTGCGTAGCGAGCGGATGCTGGTAGAGCAGCTGGAGTACAACCTGTTGTTCCGCTGGTTCGTGGGTCTGGGCATGAACGACCGCGTGTGGGACGCGACCAGCTTCACCAAGAACCGAGAGCGGTTGTTGTCGGGGGAGGTGGCACAGGTGTTCTTCTCTGCGGTGGTGGCGTCGGCGCGGCAGCTGCGGCTGTTGTCCGATGAGCACTTCACGGTGGACGGCACGTTGATCGAGGCGTGGGCTTCGGAGAAGAGCTATCAGCCCAAGGCTGGCCCGCGGCCGCCTAAGGGCAAGGGCTCAGGCCATGGTGGAAGCGTGTTGAAGTCTGACACCCACGAGTCGAAGACCGATCCGGAGGCGCGGCTGTATCGCAAGGGTATGCGGATGGGCTACCGTCTGCGGCACATGGCACACGTAGTGAGCGAGAACCAGCATGGGCTAGTGGTGGCTACCGAGGTCACCACCTGTTCTCCCACCCAGGAGCGAGTGGCTGCTGTGCGGATGATGCGGCGGCTGAAGCAGACGGTGAAGCCGAAGATCGTGGCTGCCGACAAGGGCTATCATGAGCAGGACTTCATAGGCGCGATGCGGCAGATGGGGGTGGAGGCGCATGTGCCGAGATACAGGTGCAAACGTCCCTGCCTGGTCGATCCGGCGCTCTATGAACAACCTGAGTACGCCGTGAGCCAGAAGAAGCGGAAGTGGGTAGAGCGCTTCTTCGGCTGGCTGAAGACGACCGCGAACCTGGCCAAAACAAGACACAAAGGGCATCGCAAGCTGCACTGGAACTTCACCCTCGCCGCTGCCGCCTACAACCTCGTCCGCATGGCCAATCTCACCGCAGTCAGCTGA
- a CDS encoding M23 family metallopeptidase encodes MESGSAVAQQFSAPVEARVPMAPTPVRGSDGRMHLEYELHVTNFYASNGPLHLSELSIFSESSSTPLATYKAKELADIAKPHPEETPDGVTLLAGSRTVFFLWITLPEGAATPASLWHRMSFQDAKGVKRTLQGVNVALPQRAAITIAPPLRGGRNWLVSEGPGNSHSHHWGSLLALNGVVTIPQRYAIDFVGLNERGHALEVDPDKLHDSANVDWFGYDSEVLAVADGVVRDARDGQPDGKPMSKHGDESDLTARGLYGNFVVLEIAPDVFAHYAHLRPGSLCVRAGQHVHRGEVLAHLGDTGNSAAPHLHFHLSNRPTFEESEGLPFRFARFTNEGTAGEDVVLSPSAAWTPHPVQLQESMPLDGAVIEFP; translated from the coding sequence ATGGAATCCGGCTCCGCTGTAGCCCAGCAATTCAGCGCCCCGGTCGAGGCCCGCGTGCCCATGGCGCCGACACCCGTCCGCGGCAGCGATGGCCGTATGCATTTGGAATATGAATTGCACGTGACGAATTTCTACGCATCGAACGGCCCACTTCATTTGAGCGAACTGAGCATCTTCTCTGAAAGTTCTTCGACGCCATTGGCTACCTACAAGGCAAAAGAACTGGCTGATATCGCAAAGCCGCATCCTGAAGAGACTCCGGACGGTGTCACGCTTCTCGCAGGCAGTCGCACGGTGTTCTTCCTCTGGATTACGCTGCCCGAAGGGGCTGCGACGCCCGCAAGCCTATGGCATCGCATGAGCTTTCAGGATGCGAAGGGTGTGAAGCGCACACTGCAGGGCGTCAACGTGGCGCTTCCTCAACGAGCAGCCATCACTATCGCGCCGCCGCTGCGCGGAGGGCGTAACTGGCTTGTCAGCGAGGGCCCCGGCAATTCGCACTCGCATCACTGGGGCAGCCTTCTCGCTCTCAACGGAGTTGTAACGATCCCGCAGCGTTACGCCATCGACTTCGTTGGTCTGAATGAACGCGGTCACGCGTTGGAAGTGGACCCGGACAAGCTTCACGACTCCGCGAATGTTGACTGGTTCGGCTACGACAGCGAAGTTCTGGCCGTGGCGGACGGCGTAGTGCGCGATGCACGCGACGGTCAGCCAGACGGCAAGCCAATGTCCAAGCATGGAGACGAGAGTGACCTGACTGCCCGCGGGCTGTATGGCAACTTCGTGGTGCTGGAGATAGCGCCTGACGTCTTCGCACATTACGCGCACCTTCGCCCTGGCAGCCTGTGCGTCCGCGCAGGGCAGCATGTCCATCGTGGAGAAGTGCTCGCGCACCTTGGTGACACTGGAAATTCAGCTGCGCCACACCTGCACTTCCACCTGAGCAACAGGCCCACCTTTGAAGAGTCCGAAGGTCTCCCATTCCGCTTCGCTCGCTTCACAAATGAAGGGACGGCGGGCGAGGACGTAGTGTTGTCGCCGTCCGCAGCATGGACTCCGCATCCTGTCCAACTGCAGGAATCGATGCCGCTTGATGGTGCCGTGATCGAGTTTCCGTAG